In Candidatus Dormiibacterota bacterium, the sequence GTGGCCGCGGGGCCGGTCCGGGCGGCGGCGAGGCCGGCGCCCACGCCGCGGGCGACGCTGGCGCTCACCGAGAAGGACAGCGGCCGCACCGTCACCGTCCACGCCGGCACCCGCATCGCCGTCCACCTCTCCGGCGGCGGGGTCTGGTCCGCGCCCGCCAGCTCCGACGCCAAGGTCGTCACCCGGACGGCCGCCGGCCGCAGCTCGAACGGCGACGCCCACGGCCGCTTCCGCGCCACCGGCACCGGCAGGGCCGACCTCACCGCGAGCGACGCCCCCCGCTGCGCACCGATGTGCAAGGTGCTGACCCGGCTCTGGATCGTCCACATCGTGGTCGTCCCCTAGCAGCTCCCCCCACCCGGCACCGGACCGGCGCGGCGGCACCAACCCCGCCCGCCGGCCGGTGCTCCGGGCCTGCGTCCGCCCCGGGCGCGCAGTACGGGAGCCACCTCATCCGTTAGCACCTTGTGGCGCGTGTACCAGACATGTCGATCAGCGCAGCCGTCGCAGGCATGAGCACCGGGACCGCCGAGGCCGTCTTCGAGGCAGTGTTCACCGACGCCTATCACCGCGTGGTGGGACTGGTCGCCGCCGTCACCGGCGACGAGGGGCTGGCCGAGGACGCCGCCCAGGAGGCCTTCGCCCGCGCCTACCAGCGCTGGAGCCGGGTGGGCCGGCTCGACCGCCCCGACCTGTGGGTGGCCCGGGTGGCCAGCCGCATCGCCATCGACCAGTGGCGCAGGCGGCGGCGGGAGACGGCCCTGGACGGCGCCGACCGGGTCACCATCCCCGACGACGTCCAGCGCCTCTGGGTGCAGTGGCAGCTGGAGCGGCTCTCGCCGATGCAGCGGGCGTCGATCCTCCTGCACTGCTGGGAGGGACGGCCGGTGGCCGAGGTGGCCACCCTGCTCGGCCGTTCGCAGGCCACCGTGCGCACCCATCTGCTGATGGGGCGCCGCCGCTTCCGCGGGTTCGTGCACGAGGAGGAGTCGCGATGACCGGGCCCGACCTCGACCG encodes:
- a CDS encoding sigma-70 family RNA polymerase sigma factor, producing MSTGTAEAVFEAVFTDAYHRVVGLVAAVTGDEGLAEDAAQEAFARAYQRWSRVGRLDRPDLWVARVASRIAIDQWRRRRRETALDGADRVTIPDDVQRLWVQWQLERLSPMQRASILLHCWEGRPVAEVATLLGRSQATVRTHLLMGRRRFRGFVHEEESR